The following is a genomic window from Planctomycetia bacterium.
GACAAGCGTATCTCCGCTCGACACATGAGCGGTGATATCCTCAAGTCCGACAACGGCGGGCAGCCCGAGGCCGGCAGCGAGGATCGCCGTGTGCGACGTGGACCCTCCGGCATCGGTGGCAAAACCGAGCACTTTCTTGGTCTTTTCGAGCATCACCACCTGTGAAGGGGTGAGATCGTGGGCGACGACGATGACCGGCGATTCCAGCGCCGACAACTCTTGCCGCGCTTCACCGCCGACGTGATGCAGCAGACGTCTCTCGATGTCGAGCACATCCTTGCCGCGCTCCTGCAGGAACGGGCTCGCCATCTCCTGAAACCGTCTTCGATATTTCCGCATGAAGACGCTGATCGCGTAGGAGGCGCTGTATCGGCGCGATTCGACCTGCTGCGAGATTTCTTTGCGAGGTTTCTGGTCGTTCAACCAGCGCTCGTGAAATCCGAAGATGTCCGCCAGGTCATTCCCGGCACGCTTGGACAACTCCTGTCGCTCGTTGGCGATTTCCTCGGCGGCTGCGGTGAAGGCCCGATTGACCAGATCCAGTTCGCGCGGAATCTGCTCCGCTGAAACGGTCCGGCGAGGCACGCGCGTTTCGGCAGTGTCGAGAACCAGCGCATCCGCCACGACGACTCCGGCGGATACGCCAATGCCACGCTTTAGCGCCATGTCGCCTCCGGAAAAACGACGCGCGCATCACGGCCCCGTTGTATGAACCCTGCAAATATCATTCTTCGCCGAATTTTGAATTGACGAGATCGGCCAGGGCCTGCACGGCCTCCCTGGCGTCCGGACCCTGAGCGCAAATTCCGAAGACCGTTCCCTTTACACCTTCCAGAAGCATCATTTCCATCGGACTCTTGCCATCGACCGATCTCCCATCGGAGCGCTTGAGCACCCGAATCGAACTCTGGAAAGTCGAAGCCAGATCGACAAAACGCATGACCGGCCGGGCATGCAAGCCCTGTGCGTTCGAGATCGTGACCTCGATCTCCGCCTGTCCATTTGCTTCCGTCATGCCATTCGTCCATGTGTCTAATCAACCGGTTTCCAGACCGGACGACGCGCGAGGTTGAGAGCTTGTGATGCCATTCAAACTGGGCAAATGATCAACTCTTTACCGCGACACGGCCCCGTCGCCTGTTAACGCGCCATCGAAACAGCAACGCCCCATCGAACCAACGAACAAACTCCGAGGCCCGCGACGTATGCCGTGCGCGTCAACCCGCGGGCATCTCATCGGCCTCTTTGATCAACTCCCAAATAGCACTCGCGGTCTCCGCCTGCCGGAGAAATCTCCTGAAGTTGTCCCGCTGCAAATGCCTGAAGATGCTCTCCATGGCCTGAAGGTGGCCGTCAGGATTATCCGGGGGCGAAAGCAATACCACGACCGTGTAAACCGGGGCGCGATCCAGCGCGGAGAAATCGAGGCCCGCCGGAATTCGCCCGATCGTGGACATGATCTTGGGCACCAGCGCGTGCTTGACGTGGGGTACGGCGACACCCTTGCCGAAGCCGGTGCTGCCCTGGTTTTCTCGCTGAATCACCGCCTTGGCGATCGTCTCCGCGCTTTGAGCAGACACGCCGGACGCATCGCAGACGCTCTTGACCAGTTCACGAATCACACCGTTTCGATCGGTGGCCTGCAATTCAGGCACGATCGCACCTTGCACGACAAAGTCCGTGAGCTTCATGGTCTTGATTCCTCGTGGTACATGCGGAACGGGGCTGCCTGGCAGCCGCTATTCTATGCGGTCCGCTTCAGGATGCTTATGGTTGCGGTGCTTTTCCTTGTGTCGCGTCAACTGACGCTCCAATTCCCGTGCGGTTGTGTCGAATGCGGCGAACGCATCTTCGTGTATTTCCTTGGCGACAAACGTGGCATGATGATCGGCTCGCGCAATGATCTCGCATTTCAGCTTCGACGCCTCGGCGGCGAACACCACTTCAACAGTCTGAACACGATCGTAGTAGCGCTCAAATTTCGAGGCCTTCTCTTCCACGTACTCGCGGAGCGACGCAGGAATCTCCGTATGTAGGCCGGATACTGTAATCTGCATGTAAGTTACCCCACGATAAGGAATTCCCTACGAAATCGATCATGGCGCTCGCGGGCGAATCCCCGACGTGCCTCAAGACTCGCCTCACAGCATAAAACAAGATGCAGCATATATTTATGGCACACAAATCGCAGACGACTCGAAGTCTAGGCGTTCCCTTCCTGCCGGTCAACCCCGGCGCTCGGGCTCATCACTACAGGTTCGCCCTGTCCTGCCCTTGCCAAAACCGCTGCAGAGACGCTCGCGGCGCCCGCCGACTTGAGCGCCTTGGCCGCTTCGCGGAGTGTGGCGCCGGTGGTCATTACGTCATCCACCAGACAGATGTGCCGGCCGGCGATGCGCGATCCTCGCCCGATCATCATGGCATCCTCAATCTCCTTCGCTCTCTGAGCCGCCGTGACGCCCGACCGCTCGTGAAACGGCCGTACTTCCT
Proteins encoded in this region:
- a CDS encoding PTS sugar transporter subunit IIA — its product is MKLTDFVVQGAIVPELQATDRNGVIRELVKSVCDASGVSAQSAETIAKAVIQRENQGSTGFGKGVAVPHVKHALVPKIMSTIGRIPAGLDFSALDRAPVYTVVVLLSPPDNPDGHLQAMESIFRHLQRDNFRRFLRQAETASAIWELIKEADEMPAG
- a CDS encoding HPr family phosphocarrier protein translates to MTEANGQAEIEVTISNAQGLHARPVMRFVDLASTFQSSIRVLKRSDGRSVDGKSPMEMMLLEGVKGTVFGICAQGPDAREAVQALADLVNSKFGEE
- the raiA gene encoding ribosome-associated translation inhibitor RaiA; amino-acid sequence: MQITVSGLHTEIPASLREYVEEKASKFERYYDRVQTVEVVFAAEASKLKCEIIARADHHATFVAKEIHEDAFAAFDTTARELERQLTRHKEKHRNHKHPEADRIE